The following is a genomic window from Bombina bombina isolate aBomBom1 chromosome 3, aBomBom1.pri, whole genome shotgun sequence.
gaagttgtaaattattctctgagaaatgtcaatgtatttaagttgtattatatatcaacaatgttttgtttgatttttaatgaCATAGgataaaagtgacgttttatttggacataattgtgattgtattgcggtgtgtactcatcctgtactgtttctgtttgcttcctagactccctgtgactcgagtgtctgcttgccatgggtatccactggttgccttgtctaccccatgaacaaaccatcagatttccagtatctccctgcggaagaaccgtggataagcacccctgtgatgatagcaggatgtgatgtcactagctggtgggcggggcttaggtccggtgtctgtgtcgcagttagtttagtacaatcaacctgtctggatgtgtattgctatgctctgtaataaaatagagttgtaccatcattgctgtgtcctgcatatgtcctgcatctcatgacatggtgtcagaagttctggactacgcttctgtttctgatgatgacgatgtcaaagtttaccccacctgagccttttgacttttctcagcctgcagcttggcccacatggcgtcagcggtttcagcgcttcaggattgcatccaaactgaacaaggagagtggtgaagtacaagttaattctcttttatactctatggggaaagatgtagagccagtgttcaatgcttttactttccaagaaggggaagaagttaactttgatatagttatggataaactcagtgcccactttgtgcccaaaagaaatgtgattcatgagagggcttgttttcacaaacgtaatcagcgtgtgggagaatctgtggagtcatttttgcgcagcctgtatgaattagctgaattctgtgagtttggtgttgctaaagaagagcaaatcagagacagaatagttattggaattgcagatgctgaagtctccctgaagctgcagttagagcctgatttaacattagacggggctattaggatggcccgccagagtgaactggtgaaaaagcaaagtgctgatctgaggtctgagagtattgtggatgaagtgcaacagtctaggaaaattactagtgaaaggcacagtgtgagcggtagatctaaagtactggaaaggcctagaagtggatgggcgcaacatggccgatgcacacggtgctaccgggctcatgatcagagtgctatatgcccggccagagataaaagatgcagaaaatgtaacagaataggccattttgaagtggtgtgtaaaactgaatacattaaggagatgcaggtggacagtgaccaggagggtcaggaagtgtcttttgtggggtctgttgtggaacggacaagctcagaggaagattggaaagttacctttactgtaatgggagccaatgttgattttaagattgacacaggagcagatatcactgtaatgtcttttgctgaatttatgagactgcctcgacagccccagctggcgaaggttactacaaatgttcatagtcctggtggccgcattgattgtgtggggaaatttcttgccagctgtgagtacaaacaaaggaagttcaccatgtgggtgcatgtgatccgaggtcagtgtgttaacagtttattgagcagaaaagcagcctgtgacttgggcctcgtggccagagtgaatgagatctctgaagatatgtttggcgagttgggcctactgagctgcaaacctgtccgtatagcacttaaaagtgacgcagtcccgtacagtatttctactcctcgtagaattccgttcccgctcatgcctcaagtggagaaagagctcatgcgcatgaagtctatgggggttattgaagaggttgttgaagcaactgattggtgtgcccccatcgttccagttgcaaagaaaaacggaaaggtgcgcatctgtgtggacctgaaaaggttgaatgaggcagtgaagagggagagatttgtgctgccgacactggaagatatagccccgaagttggctggggcgaagttcttttccacattagacgcttctagcggcttttggcagatccccctggatccaaagtgccgcaaactgactacctttatcactccggtaggtcggttctgtttctgcagacttccctttgggatatcctccgctcctgagatctttcagagggaaatgagttctctcctgagtggccacgtgggcacagcagtcgtcatggacgacattctagtgtatgggtctacagtggaggagcatgatcagcgtttgagttgtgtgctgcaggctatcaaagagtctgggctgaagctgaataaagaaaaatgtcattttaggaaaactgaattatgctactttgggcatatcatcaacggggatggcatcaagccggaccccgagaaaattcgggctatcgaacagatgaaaagcccttctgatgtacatgagctgagacagatattgggcctagtaaattacgtgggcaagtttcttccagatttatctacagttttgcaccctatcacagagttgcttaagaaagatgttgcctgggtctggggaccctcacaagaaaaagcgttcctgcatgctaagtccctgctggggtctgccccagtgctggggttctacgacccttcaaaaaagactgtggttagtgctgatgcaagcagttatgggttgggggctgcactcctgcagctgaatgacaacaaactacagcccatcgcctactgttcccgcacactgacggctgcggagtcaaaatacgctcaaattgagaaagagtgcctggctgcagtttgggcctgtgagcgctttcagcgttatctagtgggtttggagaaatttagtttggaaactgaccacaaaccgctagtccctcttatcaattcttatgacatcgacaaaacacccttgagatgccagagacttttaatgagactgctcaggttcaatgttcaggcagtgcatgtgccggggaagcagctggttgtggcagatacactgtccaggctcccgctggctgctgctgaagaatcctctacagaatcggatgtaaaagtgtatgttgattcagttctggcctctaagtccatttcttcaaggaaactggaagagataaagaaagagacatatttggacacagatctgcaagaagttataaggtacataagagatggctggcccgagagccgggcagcctggatgtctttaaatgcttaccagccagagaggtcgcagctcacggagctggaggggttggtgctgttccaagaccgtattgtaattcctgtcagcatgaggaaggagatgttaaacaggattcatgatggccacttaggcattacaaagtgcagagaaagagcagctacagctgtgtggtggcctgggatcagctccgacattgcaaatcacgtgtctaaatgtgccttttgccgggaacgccggcctactcagagaagggagcccttaatgtctactccgctgcctgcggggccgtggcagaaaatagctgctgatttgtgcgaactgcacgggaaaaagtttcttgttgttatcgactactattccaggtatttggaaatagcacccctgaatgatatcacaagtcaggccgttatcattcgcctgaagagcttgttcgcccgctggggcattccaatggagctggtgagtgataatggcatgcagttcgcttctacagagttcagtgccttcagcagggaatatgattttgtacattccacgtcaagtccacattatccgcaggccaacggaatggctgaaagggcagttcaaacaacaaaattcatcctaaagcaatctgaaccgtacctagccctcttgtcatacagggcgacgcccattcaagccaccgggtttagcccggcacagctgatgctaggacgccagattcgcaccactttaccctcagtgggtgtcttcaagccgcctggccctgttcctcgggacgaagtccttaggagggatgaagaggccaaaaagggttatcgtttcttctacgacaggagacattctgtcaggcctttacaggaactgaaagcgggccaaagtgtcagaattaaactggatgatgagaagaaatggaagacgcctgctacggtagtgggccgctctccagaaccaaggtcttacacagtccttacagagggagggacggttacacgccgtaaccgaagacatcttcagcctgtacctgagagtctggaaccggatacctcagtaccaccgccggtgggatctcctgttctaagagaggtgccttcccctcagcaagatcatagcggggatatatctttgcctccagcagactcttgttcaccatcttctgtatcagaggacaattcatgcaaagttacatcaagcggaagagtggtgaggcttccggcccgatacagggactgactttagctagaacagtgaccggaagtatgggcagaataatcccatggtcactgtggactagggtagtctaccccgatgtccaagtcaggatgtaatttgtttgttcatgttttctaatctatctgttttttataatgttctaaaacaaaatgttgtgtataccctgttggtgtaccttgttgtttaatatatgtgaatgtatgctttgcctttgaaaaaggggaagatgtgatgatagcaggatgtgatgtcactagctggtgggcggggcttaggtccggtgtctgtgtcgcagttagtttagtacaatcaacctgtctggatgtgtattgctatgctctgtaataaaatagagttgtaccatcattgctgtgtcctgcatatgtcctgcatctcatgacaacccctactgcaaatgaactgttggagaactgtattatagcaaagtgtcaaggtgcagcgctctcaaatggacaaagactgttcttaaagtattcagaggccacctagagacagttgtgctgttgctatgtcatgctttactgtggaaaaggaactgttggacatattggggggtgctagcaatgcaggtggagagatagatgatgcagcgttgtttgggggtagatgggggctggttgggtctctgtgctggtagaccggtagttttgggaaggctggaagatagatggaaggtattggaggggctgtacctatatgcagtgacaattagcctataaaagtatctctttagtattcttatagagttctgttaccataatataaggctttactaattttctatgcctgtctatttttatgttattctgttagaataaaaggatggtatgttaggggtaatatgaacctgacggcagccatcttgtttcgcgcagccattttgtgataataacatccattttgtaatgaatagactttattatagcagttattatgtagtgagaactatgcatatgttagtaagaattgtattagtattactggccttgcaaatgttcctggcaaggcgcctggaagtctgttatctaggtaagatggccaaacgaccttgctttaggctgaaatatgcgcacagatatatttttgctactgtcataagaaacactccttcatactcctctttttctcatgtatttttgtaagcttctgttgttcatgaaatatggtacgagatgacgcggtcctaacgtgtcatccccttaaccctgtatgctgttataagaaaggcttgcactgtgcaataaacagaattggctttcgatcataatgctgcgtggtctgagtcattctaaggggcccttatcaggtaatctacatatgcctcaggtggtacactaggccccaggctttggcctgcactgacacttaccccctgaaggggacacctaacacaaGGATAATATAAATATGGATTTAATCAATTTGTAAGATATATTTTGACAATGTGAATGGTTGACTGATTTACATAACTATGTGATATTGTTAGGGACTAAAAATATAGCTTTACCTGCATTCTGGTTTTCACTACATCTAGCGGAGTATTCCCAAAGACGCTAGCTGCACCAGCTGTAGCACCAAAAGCCCCAGTGACAATGGGGTTTATTTCTTTGCGTGGATCGTCACCtaaaggagagaagaaaaaaatataatgttagaAATAAGCAATATGATGTTCACGTGTTagaaagtgtaatttttttctaagATGTAACCCATATGGCTGCTAGCCCATGCAGCTTTATATTGCTATAAAATGCATTTTATGCTTCTGTAGTAGCAAAGTAGTTAACCCTTGACCTGTATGCAATTCAAGCAAGGATGTCTAGGTAATTAAGTTTTTTGTATTTTGTCAATATCATATAGCTTGTTCTACTTAGAATTATCATTCAATTTCAATATATCTCAAGGAAagcttacaaacaaaaaaaaaagatctatatatatatatatatatatataatatatatatatatatatatatatatatattatattatattatattatattatatctatctatatttattttccTCCTGTCTGCACTCACATATCCCAATGGTCGACAACCAGGGTGCTAGGTCAAATAATCAGTATAAGTGAAATGAAAGACTAACCTCTCtggatttagtttgttttttttttgttctgaggAACGTCACCATGtttgaataaaacaaaataattgtttttttctaaatccagagagtgcagtcCTTCACCAACCCTGTGTTCCTCAGCTATTTCCCCCATTATTCCTCACCTGTGTACCAGTTACGTAGAGAAGTCATTACAAAGAAACGGATAGCCTGATTGGAGCCCTGCTTTAGAATCGTGGGGGTCAATCCTTGGTACGTTCCACGAAGACCTGCATgagtaaagaaaaaaacaataaagtaCCACACACAGATTTATAGTGTCTGCAGTGTGGTGCTTAAAAGGGGCCTGTTATTTAGTGCTTAAAAGCAGACAATTAATTAATCATAATTATGGTTCGTCTTAACATCAATTCACAATTGCTACCTTACACACCACATCACAAAGACAGAATTAACTGGCGTTTGGTGGATTGGGAATCGGGTAAGAAAACAATAGTGTGAGGAGGGGGGGAGTATCTCAGAATactacattctctctctctcctttcccatTCAGGAGCTGTGACTATTGTACATTAGATGTGAAGATTCTCACCTCGTTCGCGAATAATCTCACGTACTCCATGAAAGAACCCTCGATACTTTGGTCTTGATGAGTTTTGGTCATGAATAAACTTTACCTGCAAGTAACCATTGAACAGCaaatcaaaaaacagaatttatgcttgtgtatccagtccacggattcatccttacttgtgggatattctcaatccctacaggaagtggcaaagagagcacacagcagagctgtccatatagctcccctcaggctccgcccccccagtcattcgaccgacggttaggagaaaaaggagaaactatagggtgcagtggtgattgtagttttacaaaaataaatttgaacctgacttaattgccagagcgggccgtggactggatacaccgtaagagaaagtaatttatcaggtaagcataaattctgttttctcttacatggtgtatccagtccacggattcatccttacttgtgggataccaataccaaagctttaggacacggatgaagggagggaacaagtcaggtaacctaaacggaaggcaccactgcttgcaaaacctctctcccaaaaatagcctccgaagaagcaaaagtatcgaatttgtaaaatttggcaaatgtatgcagtgaagaccaagtcgctgccttacaaatctgttcaacagaagcctcattcttgaaagcccatgtggaagccacagccctagtggaatgagctgtaattcgttcaggaggctgctgtccagcagtctcataagccaatcggatgatgcttttcagccagaaggaaagagaggtagcagtcgctttctgacctctcctcttaccagaattaccaagtcttgttagaaaaaaaagtgactgagcataccttaagcagttaagcctgcaaactgttccccccaacggaagttctccggtactcaacagtcctgtgtgggaacagcaatggattttagttacaacatgctaaaatctttttcctctcagcagaaatcttcatcactttctgcctcagagtaaatagtacaaaccggcactattttaaaataacaaactcttgattgaagaaataaaaactacaaatctaacaccacatactctttaccctcccgtggagatgctacttgttaaagcggcaaagagaatgactggggggcagagcctgaggggagctatatggacagctctgctgtgtgctctctttgccacttcctgtagggattgagaatatcccacaagtaaggatgaatccgtggactggatacaccatgtaagagaaatatagattatatatagcACATTTGTTTGTAgcatattaaaatatacatatttgtATTCACGCTTTACATTGCAACTAAAGACAGAATACAAGTTCAGAGAGTCAATGGTTCTTTCAATGGTTTTACAATAAATACAGAAATGCTAGATGACCATTCACAAGATTTCTCAAGCTTGTCTTATGAGACCACCTTCAATCATGGATGTTTTGATATTCATGCCACTGAACTAGTGGATTGAGCAGCCGCTCACTCACTCAACCACTCTCAAGCAGGCATGTGTAAACTTATTGGGCGTTTACAAGAGACTGGTAACTACTGAATGCTAGATACAATAAAGGTTAAGATTAGTAATGAGCCATATGTACATACCTTGATGGTCTCCATTGGACAAACAATCAGAATTGCTTCTGCTACTCCTGCCCCCAAGCCACAAAGCATACTAGACTTGCTGTCCAGCTTCCCAGTGGTGCTACGTGCATAGCTACTGAGGAACTCAAACATGCCAAACCTGCAGAAGACAATCACACTTAGGCCTCTATTCTAATCTGTTAGAAGAGAGCTTCAGATGGATTTTTATATTTGAACCCATTCCAATAAATAAGAACGTTCAAATGGTTTTCTGATTAATTACAATGCTGCTGCTTCAGGAAAAATCATTTTCATCAGCTGCATTCCAGGCCATTAGAATATGTATTTTGTACCAGTTTTCcagctatttttttgtttgtttggatttaacctatttaaaaagggacactgaacccaaatattttccatcatgagtcagatagagcatgcaattttaagcaactttccaatttactcctattatcaattttcttcattctcttgatatctttatttgaaaagcaagaacgtaagtttagaagtCATAccattttttggttcacaacctgggttgttcttgctgatagctaggtaaatgcatccaccattaaacaagtgctgtccagggacctGAACAAAAAatttggctgactccttagcttgccttctttttcaatttaagttggcaagagaacaaagaaaaatttataataggagtaaatgagcaagttgcttacaattgcatgctctatctgaatcttgaaataaaaaaaatgtgtttagtatccctttaattgaaatacCAATACCATTTTGGTCATTTTAGCACAGCTGAAAGCCATAGTTGGTAtgcatttttataaataattataatgataGAGGCATGTTTCAAATATCACAAAATTCTGTGTTCTAATGATCAGGGTCATTTCTAAAATGTACACCCTTCAAAACAATCACATTTCTAGAAAGGCTGATgttctataaatatatacacaaaagcaaAATCTGAGTTTCCATTTCATGTTATAATTATAAATTAAATGCGggaattaaataaatacatgtaatactaAATTATGATTAGTTTTAGATAAATTATttataatcataaatatattttgCTCTTGTACTATTATGGCACCAAATAAAGCTGTTAACAgaagatgatagagagagatattttaaaatatatctcaaacatGCTGTGAAGCAAACTACACACATTTTCCTCACCAATGGCTCCATAAGCATCATTGTTCACTTACCTGACAGCTGATTTTGGTATAGAGCCATACAGCAGTGAGCTCAGACCCCTATATAAACCTCCGACTCCATGATCTTGCACAGTGAGCTTAACGCAATGCCCTAAAAATGGGGGAAACAAAACAGATGTGCAACATAAAAATGCTGTGTGTCAttttaaggaccagtaaatatagtagatttgcataatcaacaaatgcatgataaaaagacaacaaCAAATAGCACTTCGTCTGAACTTAAAATGGAGTAGTACATTTTTGTcttacaaatgtcaaagttatgtatatttccactcctattgtatcatgtgacagccatcagccaatcacaaatgcatatacgtatattctgtgaatgcttgcacatgctcagtaggagctggtgactcaaaaagtgtaaatataaagacacattttgttcatggaagtaaattggaaagttgttttaaaatcgcctgctctatctgaatcatgaaattaattaTGACttgaagtgtccctttaaccattaggGAGCTTCCTAATAAGACATTATGCTCCAAATCAAAATAAATACTAGGCAATACCCCTTTTAACAAACAAGAAgcaagtgaatttttttttaataaaccaaaaGTACCTATTGCTAACTACAAAAATGTTAATGCATCActtaaaatggacagtctagtcaaaattaaactttaatgattcagatagggcatgcaattataaacaaatgtccaatttacttttatcaaattgtttttttctcttggtattctatgttgaaagctaaacctaggtaggcacatgtgctattttctaagcccttgaagaccaccttttATCTCAGAGTATATAGAACAGTTTTCACAGCTGGACACTGCTAGTTCAGATGTGCCatgtagaaaacattgtgctcactcccagagttatttataagtcagcacagaCTGGCTACAaggcaagcttttttttttttttctttttaaaacagaGATAAGGGGGGAGTTTGCATATTCATGGttgtaatgtttaatttttgttggtaaattaattccattaatccaatcACAATGTTCTGCTCGCACAAGAGGTTTCTGTtagattattttgggcaattttctatctagaagatattacATATTATTggctttgtagttctcaaaactttaAAATTTGTGTCTGCAAAAATAACATGACCCTTCTTCGcaggcaaaaaattataaaataaacacagagctgagaaatagaccttaaaggaccactcaatgcagtagaactggataatgaacaagtgcataataaaaagacaaggatttaacacctactctgactttcaaataagcagtagatttgttctGACTAAttaaattttttctcccattttctagccccctgtatcatgtgacagacattagccaatcacagactagtatacatataccatgtgagcttgtgcacatgctcagtaggatcttgttccccagacagtgtaaatataaaaagactgcacaatttgataatggaagtaaattggaaagtgtcttaaaaatgctgctctgtctgaatcataaaagttacatagaaacatagaatttgacggtagataagaacccaaaaaaaaacccatcaagtctactcatattacatgtacctttttccttaggatagccttatgcatgtcccaggcattttttaattccttcacagtctttgtgtttaccacctcaaatggaagtttattccttgaatccaccaccctttctgtaaaaaaaatgcttcaaatttctcctgaatctgctaccctctaactctAGATTGtggccccttgttttggcatttatttttttgtgaaaaatgctttcagtttttattgtattaaagggacactgaacccaaatttttttctttggcaattcagatacagcatccaattttaagcaactttctaatttactcttattatcattttttcttcattttcttgctttctttatttgaaaaagaaggcatctaagcttttttgggggttcagaactctggatagaacttttttattggtggatgaatttatccaccaatcagcaaggacaacccaggctgttcaccaaaaatgagctggcaccTAAACTTAgatacttgcatttcaaataaagataccaagagaatgaagaaaatttgataataggagtaaaataaaaagttgcttaaaatgtcatgctctatctgaatcacgaaagaaaaaaaattgggttccgtgtccttttaagtcccttcatatatttgaaggtttctatcaggtcacctctttcccttctatcctctaaactatacatatttagatcacagagtctctttgtacgttttatattctagaccatgtaccattttagtagccctcctttgggcagcttctagttt
Proteins encoded in this region:
- the LOC128653176 gene encoding tricarboxylate transport protein, mitochondrial-like, encoding MSSMLQTFTVNEGPCEARATPRCFAAAASGGRAKITHPGKAILAGGIAGGIEICITFPTEYVKTQLQLDERANPPRYRGIGHCVKLTVQDHGVGGLYRGLSSLLYGSIPKSAVRFGMFEFLSSYARSTTGKLDSKSSMLCGLGAGVAEAILIVCPMETIKVKFIHDQNSSRPKYRGFFHGVREIIRERGLRGTYQGLTPTILKQGSNQAIRFFVMTSLRNWYTGDDPRKEINPIVTGAFGATAGAASVFGNTPLDVVKTRMQGLEAHKYKNTLDCASQILRNEGPLAFYKGTIPRLGRVCLDVAIVFIIYEEVVKVLNRVWKTE